One segment of Pseudodesulfovibrio sp. 5S69 DNA contains the following:
- a CDS encoding esterase-like activity of phytase family protein, giving the protein MLRYLILTALLLLSAVQNTWAADVTVEKYDIEIPKEFMVPYTGQYAAGFPDGFTLGVGSGMTYVGRAADGARVFYAITDRGPNADAPKWVEAGKTTPTKMFPAPDFHPSFGAVRVKDGHAVLASLITVKDAHMRPVSGRAIPLGSVGATGEIPLNDSLKRLPFDPEGLDTEGIAIDKKDKRYLWICDEYGPFIAKIDGYTGKIVKKYVPGKGLPMIAASRQPNRGLEGIAVTPANKVLAAIQSICDVDGNVKKSKATFCRLLLLDPATGKVEQFAYPHDRDNYKRSADAKIGDLHAVSETQFLIIERGKNADGKTRIPVYLIDISGASDITGVKTKEGKELETLADRGEVEARGVKYVKKTKLLDLKDYGWKPGKAEGVALLPDMRTIAVTSDNDFGFTFKVVDPVNDADGKPVTKAAAYTVDPSGQVQYKGKPVNTHIELTNTGTRPKLWFFTLPKPVSQY; this is encoded by the coding sequence ATGCTGCGCTATCTCATCCTGACCGCTTTGCTGCTCTTGTCCGCCGTCCAGAATACCTGGGCCGCAGACGTTACCGTGGAAAAATACGACATAGAGATCCCCAAGGAATTCATGGTCCCCTACACGGGGCAGTACGCCGCAGGTTTCCCGGACGGATTCACCCTCGGCGTGGGCTCGGGCATGACCTACGTGGGCCGGGCCGCCGACGGTGCGCGCGTGTTCTACGCCATCACCGACCGCGGCCCCAACGCCGACGCCCCCAAGTGGGTCGAAGCAGGCAAGACCACGCCCACCAAAATGTTTCCGGCTCCTGATTTCCACCCCTCCTTCGGCGCGGTCCGGGTCAAGGACGGCCACGCCGTCCTGGCCAGCCTGATCACTGTGAAGGACGCGCACATGCGCCCGGTATCGGGCCGGGCCATCCCCCTGGGATCCGTGGGCGCCACCGGCGAGATTCCCCTGAACGACTCGCTGAAAAGGCTGCCTTTCGACCCCGAGGGCCTGGACACCGAGGGCATCGCCATCGACAAGAAGGACAAGCGTTACCTGTGGATCTGCGACGAGTACGGCCCGTTCATCGCCAAGATCGACGGCTACACCGGCAAGATTGTCAAGAAGTACGTGCCCGGCAAGGGACTGCCCATGATCGCCGCCTCCCGCCAGCCCAACCGGGGCCTGGAAGGCATCGCCGTGACCCCGGCCAACAAGGTCCTGGCCGCCATCCAGTCCATCTGCGACGTGGATGGCAACGTCAAGAAATCCAAGGCCACCTTCTGCCGTCTGCTCCTCCTGGACCCGGCCACCGGCAAGGTCGAGCAGTTTGCCTACCCGCATGACCGAGACAACTATAAGAGATCCGCCGACGCCAAGATCGGCGACCTGCACGCCGTGTCCGAAACCCAATTCCTGATTATCGAGCGGGGCAAGAACGCGGACGGCAAGACCCGCATCCCGGTCTACCTCATCGACATCTCCGGCGCTTCGGACATCACCGGCGTCAAAACCAAGGAAGGAAAAGAACTCGAGACCCTGGCCGACCGCGGCGAGGTCGAGGCCCGCGGCGTGAAATACGTCAAAAAGACCAAGCTCCTCGATCTCAAGGACTATGGCTGGAAGCCCGGCAAGGCCGAGGGCGTTGCCCTGCTGCCCGACATGCGCACCATCGCCGTGACCTCGGACAACGACTTCGGCTTCACCTTCAAGGTGGTGGACCCGGTCAACGATGCGGACGGCAAGCCCGTGACCAAAGCCGCCGCCTATACCGTGGACCCTTCCGGCCAGGTCCAATACAAGGGCAAGCCGGTGAACACCCACATCGAGCTGACCAACACCGGGACCCGTCCCAAACTGTGGTTCTTCACCCTGCCCAAGCCGGTCAGCCAGTACTAG
- a CDS encoding SLC13 family permease: protein MDSLTTVTAYLWGRMPLVLLFVCGYLVYQLMAATRITDGFVAWALRRSGGRAGRVLLYIIAASAVLSSFIPNTITVLTLIPVLKRLDRDFAARGVTGMTTVLMCSALYGAAIGGTGSMIGTPANAVLFAALDLFQVAGRNNLNFFNWFLWSVPLVAAFVLLAWFVVAGLGLPKSARGAVIDVSGPGRGRVDARQRYGAKLFWLYMVYFVLEAVVRENVPGFAAISPVVSLGFAALFLYLLFVRRAPDGGGRSGPLLTGAGLLKSVPRRGFIFILALAVLVAVIHWTGLDHKTVVLAGKLLKGDMDPRLLFLLTITAVITLTEFLSNTAVVTAFFTISYYAAKGHGMDPLPLMIAVGVASTCAFMTPVATTSNALAFGEMKGASLKVMLGLGFVLNCLGALLMTGWLSWVLPRLY from the coding sequence GTGGATTCCCTGACGACCGTGACCGCCTATCTGTGGGGGCGCATGCCCCTGGTCCTGCTCTTCGTGTGCGGGTATCTGGTGTACCAGCTCATGGCGGCCACGCGCATCACGGACGGGTTCGTGGCCTGGGCGCTCAGGCGTAGCGGAGGCCGGGCCGGGCGGGTGCTGCTCTACATCATCGCGGCCTCGGCCGTGCTCTCGTCCTTCATCCCCAACACCATCACGGTCCTGACCCTGATCCCGGTGCTGAAACGGCTTGACCGCGACTTCGCGGCCCGGGGCGTGACCGGCATGACCACGGTGCTCATGTGTTCGGCCCTGTACGGGGCGGCCATCGGCGGGACGGGCTCCATGATCGGCACGCCGGCCAACGCCGTGCTCTTCGCGGCCCTGGACTTGTTTCAGGTGGCCGGGCGCAACAATCTGAATTTCTTCAACTGGTTCCTCTGGTCCGTGCCCCTGGTGGCAGCTTTCGTGCTGCTTGCCTGGTTCGTGGTCGCCGGGCTGGGGCTGCCCAAGTCGGCGCGGGGCGCGGTCATCGACGTGTCCGGTCCGGGCCGGGGCCGGGTCGACGCCCGTCAGCGGTACGGGGCGAAGCTGTTCTGGCTGTACATGGTCTATTTCGTGCTTGAGGCCGTGGTCCGGGAGAACGTGCCGGGATTCGCGGCGATCTCGCCCGTGGTCAGCCTGGGGTTCGCCGCGCTCTTCCTGTACCTGCTCTTCGTGCGCCGCGCGCCGGACGGGGGAGGGCGGTCCGGGCCGCTGCTCACTGGGGCCGGGCTGCTCAAGTCCGTGCCGCGCCGGGGATTCATCTTCATCCTGGCCCTGGCCGTGCTGGTCGCGGTGATCCACTGGACCGGGCTGGACCACAAGACAGTGGTCCTGGCGGGCAAGCTGCTCAAAGGCGACATGGACCCGCGCCTGCTTTTCCTGCTGACCATCACGGCGGTCATCACCCTGACCGAGTTTTTGTCCAACACCGCGGTGGTGACCGCCTTCTTCACCATTTCCTATTATGCGGCCAAGGGGCACGGCATGGATCCGCTGCCGCTGATGATTGCGGTCGGCGTGGCCTCCACCTGCGCCTTCATGACCCCCGTCGCCACCACCTCCAACGCCCTGGCCTTCGGCGAGATGAAGGGCGCGTCCCTGAAGGTCATGCTCGGCCTGGGGTTCGTGCTCAATTGCCTGGGCGCGCTGCTTATGACCGGCTGGCTCAGCTGGGTCCTGCCCCGGTTGTACTGA
- a CDS encoding dimethylarginine dimethylaminohydrolase family protein yields the protein MFTRAITRRPGPEMVDGITSQNLGKPDFDLALKQHAVYCRTLADLGLDVTVLDAVPGFPDCCFVEDTAVVCPEVAVLTPLGAPSRQGEQLTIEPELAKHKPVVRIVPPALIEGGDVLLVEKTFYVGLSDRTNAQGAAALADAVRPHGYDTVTIACCPSLHFKTDVNFIGNDTILVSPCCDSLPELSRFRRVVVEDDEAYARNCLYINGTVIVPDGFPKTLAQVQATGAKTTVVDVSEFRKLDGGLTCLSLRF from the coding sequence ATGTTCACGCGCGCAATAACCCGCCGTCCCGGCCCCGAGATGGTCGACGGCATCACTTCCCAGAACCTGGGCAAGCCGGACTTCGATCTGGCTCTGAAGCAGCATGCCGTCTACTGCCGGACCCTGGCCGACCTCGGTCTGGACGTGACCGTGCTGGATGCGGTCCCGGGCTTCCCGGACTGCTGTTTCGTGGAGGACACCGCCGTGGTCTGCCCCGAGGTGGCCGTGCTCACCCCCCTGGGCGCCCCCTCGCGCCAGGGCGAGCAACTGACCATCGAACCGGAATTGGCCAAGCACAAGCCTGTGGTCCGGATCGTCCCGCCCGCGCTCATCGAAGGCGGTGACGTGCTGCTGGTGGAAAAGACCTTCTACGTGGGGTTGTCCGATCGGACCAATGCGCAGGGGGCCGCGGCCCTGGCCGATGCGGTCAGGCCCCACGGCTACGACACCGTGACCATCGCCTGCTGCCCGAGCCTGCATTTCAAGACCGACGTCAATTTCATCGGCAACGACACCATCCTGGTCTCGCCCTGCTGTGACTCCCTGCCTGAGCTTTCCCGCTTCCGGCGCGTGGTGGTCGAGGACGACGAGGCATATGCCCGCAACTGCCTGTACATCAACGGCACGGTCATCGTGCCCGACGGGTTCCCCAAGACCCTGGCTCAGGTTCAAGCTACCGGCGCCAAGACCACGGTGGTCGACGTGTCCGAGTTCCGCAAGCTGGACGGCGGACTGACCTGCCTGTCGTTGCGCTTCTAG
- the dnaE gene encoding DNA polymerase III subunit alpha produces MAEFVHLHVHTEYSLLDGAIRIGDLLSRAKDLGMPAVAITDHGSMYGAVVFYMEAEKLGIKPIIGCEVYVAPGDVDEVDAHHKKDHGGGYHLVLLAKNQRGYKNLIKIVSEGYLNGFYYKPRVCKNLLKKYSEGLVALSACLAGEVPRKLMNEGLQAGADMARIYESIFPGNFYLELQDNGIGKQTRLNELLIQCAEETGLPLVATNDCHYLTAEDYEAHDTLLCIQTQTTVDAEKRFRMETKELYFKTPEEMEKAFAHVPEAIANTQRIAEQCNLEIELGNYYFPEYELPEGVSMNEEFDRLCREGLKRRLNTITYEVDEKKYWDRLDYELGVIKEMGFPAYFLIVQDFINWAKDHRIPVGPGRGSAAGSIVAWSLKITNLDPLPYDLLFERFLNVERVSMPDIDVDFCERRRLEVVKYCAEKYGVDRVAQITTFGTMKTKAVIKDVGRALGMTFGETDKIAKLIPDDPALMAKLLGVEKAKITVPNAVKAVTELDDMVATDPKVAKLIDISTRLEGLCRHASTHAAGVVISNKPMTEYLPLYKGKKGEIVTQFDMKKVEKVGLIKFDFLGLRTMTVIEDCLDIIREQGKKAPDLETLHLDDPDTFAIFAKGDTDGIFQVESSGMRKYLRMLRPDRFEDIVAMLALYRPGPLGMIGSHGVSMVDEFIMRKHGEIEVTYPHPSLEETLKPTYGVMVYQEQVMATAMVIANYSLGEGDLLRRAMGKKIAEEMAKQRSRFLEGARENEIDDAVANDIFDTMEKFAAYGFNKSHSAAYALISYHTAYLKAHFPVEFMAALMSTEMNNTDKIIMYVNACRDMDIKVRQPDINEGQARFSVKDGDILFAMAAIKNVGEEAINEIAAERAENGPYENIFDFCERVNLRRVTKRVLESLIKAGALDCFSCSRAALLEDLDKAVALGQKKAKERESGMLNMLDMLGGGEKKDSAHTPTCSLCEEFDDREKLTLEKEVLGFFLSGHPLLAYRHDMQRLRTVTLEECKTIPNGTEVRVAVIIPDYKQFITRKGAPMAFCNAEDLTTYGEITMLPNVYAEARELLDADRPLLVQGKIDQRDDQPGPEDAPKSAKILADKVLFLADAAQGSDQPVSLWIGEKNAVDPHLNALKAILQRYPGTTGVNLGIITREAVVNLRLGNGWKVYPGRDFWKEVEAWQNGDAKTYRAEAEAELL; encoded by the coding sequence GTGGCCGAATTCGTTCATCTTCACGTCCATACCGAATACAGCCTGCTCGACGGCGCCATCCGCATCGGGGACCTGCTATCCAGGGCCAAAGACCTGGGCATGCCCGCCGTGGCCATCACCGACCACGGATCCATGTACGGGGCCGTGGTCTTCTACATGGAGGCCGAGAAACTGGGCATCAAGCCGATCATCGGCTGCGAGGTGTACGTGGCTCCGGGCGACGTGGACGAGGTCGACGCGCACCACAAGAAGGACCACGGCGGCGGCTACCACCTGGTCTTGCTGGCCAAGAACCAGCGCGGCTACAAGAACCTGATCAAGATCGTCTCCGAAGGGTACCTGAACGGCTTCTACTATAAGCCGCGCGTGTGCAAGAACCTCCTGAAAAAGTACTCCGAAGGCCTGGTGGCTCTGTCCGCCTGCCTGGCGGGCGAGGTGCCGCGCAAGCTCATGAACGAGGGGCTTCAGGCGGGCGCGGACATGGCCCGGATCTACGAGTCCATCTTCCCCGGCAATTTTTACCTGGAGCTCCAGGACAACGGCATCGGCAAGCAGACCCGGCTCAACGAGCTGCTCATCCAGTGCGCGGAGGAGACCGGCCTGCCCCTGGTGGCCACCAACGACTGCCACTACCTGACCGCCGAGGACTACGAGGCCCACGACACCCTGCTGTGCATCCAGACCCAGACCACGGTGGATGCGGAGAAGCGCTTCCGCATGGAGACGAAGGAGCTCTATTTCAAGACCCCGGAGGAGATGGAGAAGGCGTTCGCCCACGTGCCCGAGGCCATCGCCAACACCCAGCGCATCGCCGAGCAGTGCAACCTCGAGATCGAGCTCGGCAACTACTATTTCCCGGAGTACGAGCTGCCCGAAGGCGTGTCCATGAACGAAGAGTTCGACCGCCTGTGCCGGGAGGGCCTCAAGCGCCGCCTGAACACCATCACCTATGAGGTGGACGAGAAAAAGTACTGGGATCGGCTGGACTACGAGCTCGGGGTCATCAAGGAGATGGGCTTCCCGGCCTACTTCCTCATCGTCCAGGACTTCATCAACTGGGCCAAGGACCACCGCATCCCGGTGGGGCCCGGCCGAGGCTCGGCCGCCGGTTCCATCGTGGCCTGGTCGCTCAAGATCACCAACCTCGATCCGCTCCCCTACGATCTGCTGTTCGAGCGCTTCCTGAACGTGGAACGCGTGTCCATGCCCGATATCGACGTGGACTTCTGCGAGCGCCGCCGCCTGGAGGTGGTCAAGTACTGCGCCGAGAAGTACGGCGTAGACCGGGTGGCCCAGATCACCACCTTCGGGACCATGAAGACCAAGGCGGTCATCAAGGACGTGGGCCGGGCGCTGGGCATGACCTTCGGCGAGACCGACAAGATCGCCAAGCTCATCCCGGACGACCCGGCGCTCATGGCCAAGCTGCTCGGCGTGGAAAAGGCCAAGATCACCGTGCCCAACGCGGTCAAGGCCGTGACCGAGCTGGACGACATGGTCGCCACCGACCCCAAGGTGGCCAAGCTCATCGATATCTCGACGCGCCTCGAAGGGCTGTGCCGCCACGCCTCCACCCACGCGGCGGGCGTGGTCATCTCGAACAAGCCCATGACCGAATACCTTCCTCTCTACAAAGGGAAGAAGGGTGAAATCGTGACCCAGTTCGACATGAAGAAGGTCGAGAAGGTCGGCCTGATCAAGTTCGACTTCCTGGGGCTGCGGACCATGACGGTCATCGAGGACTGCCTGGACATCATCCGCGAGCAGGGCAAGAAGGCCCCGGACCTGGAAACCCTGCACCTGGACGACCCGGATACCTTCGCCATCTTCGCCAAGGGCGACACGGACGGCATCTTCCAGGTGGAGTCGTCGGGCATGCGCAAGTACCTGCGCATGCTCCGCCCGGACCGCTTCGAGGACATCGTGGCCATGCTCGCCCTGTACCGGCCGGGCCCGCTCGGCATGATCGGCTCCCACGGCGTGTCCATGGTCGACGAATTCATCATGCGCAAGCACGGCGAGATCGAGGTCACCTACCCGCACCCGTCCCTGGAGGAGACCCTGAAACCGACCTACGGGGTCATGGTCTACCAGGAGCAGGTCATGGCCACGGCCATGGTCATCGCCAACTACTCGCTCGGCGAAGGCGACCTGCTGCGCCGGGCCATGGGCAAGAAGATCGCCGAGGAGATGGCCAAGCAGCGGTCCCGCTTTCTGGAGGGCGCGCGCGAGAACGAGATCGACGACGCCGTGGCCAACGACATCTTCGACACCATGGAGAAGTTCGCGGCCTACGGCTTCAACAAGTCCCACTCCGCGGCCTACGCGCTGATCTCCTACCACACCGCCTATCTCAAGGCCCATTTCCCGGTGGAATTCATGGCCGCGCTGATGAGCACGGAAATGAACAACACCGACAAGATCATCATGTACGTCAATGCCTGCCGCGACATGGACATCAAGGTCCGCCAGCCGGACATCAACGAAGGGCAGGCGCGCTTCTCGGTCAAGGACGGGGATATCCTGTTCGCCATGGCGGCCATCAAGAACGTGGGCGAGGAGGCGATCAACGAAATCGCGGCCGAGCGCGCGGAGAACGGTCCGTACGAGAACATCTTCGACTTCTGCGAGCGGGTGAACCTGCGCCGTGTGACCAAGCGGGTCCTGGAATCGCTGATCAAGGCAGGCGCGTTGGACTGCTTCTCCTGCTCCCGCGCGGCCCTGCTCGAAGACCTGGACAAGGCCGTGGCGCTGGGCCAGAAAAAGGCCAAGGAGCGGGAGTCCGGCATGCTCAACATGCTGGACATGCTCGGCGGCGGCGAGAAGAAGGACTCGGCCCACACGCCGACCTGCTCCCTGTGCGAGGAGTTCGACGACCGCGAGAAGCTGACCCTGGAAAAGGAGGTCCTCGGCTTCTTCCTGTCCGGGCACCCGCTGCTGGCCTACCGCCACGACATGCAGCGGCTGCGCACCGTGACGCTGGAGGAGTGCAAGACCATCCCCAACGGCACCGAGGTCCGGGTGGCCGTGATCATCCCGGACTACAAGCAGTTCATCACCCGCAAGGGCGCCCCCATGGCCTTCTGCAACGCCGAGGACCTGACCACCTACGGCGAGATCACCATGCTGCCCAACGTCTATGCCGAGGCGCGCGAACTGCTCGACGCGGACCGCCCCCTGCTGGTTCAGGGCAAGATCGACCAGCGCGACGACCAGCCCGGCCCCGAGGACGCGCCCAAATCCGCCAAGATCCTGGCCGACAAGGTCCTGTTCCTGGCCGACGCGGCCCAGGGCTCGGATCAGCCGGTCTCCCTGTGGATCGGCGAAAAGAACGCGGTCGATCCGCACCTCAACGCGCTCAAGGCGATCCTCCAGCGCTACCCCGGCACGACCGGCGTGAACCTCGGCATCATCACCCGCGAGGCCGTGGTCAACCTGCGCCTGGGCAACGGCTGGAAGGTCTACCCCGGCCGTGATTTCTGGAAGGAGGTCGAGGCCTGGCAGAACGGCGACGCCAAGACCTACCGCGCCGAAGCCGAGGCCGAACTCCTGTAG